A window of Gambusia affinis linkage group LG03, SWU_Gaff_1.0, whole genome shotgun sequence contains these coding sequences:
- the ssh1a gene encoding protein phosphatase Slingshot homolog 1 isoform X2 encodes MHLVVEPFQEAVMKMLPYFVENAVLTQNEINRILSESFFMVKGAALFLQQGSSQQGQKAQPPHKHAGELPQHLQVMINILRSEDRIKLAVRLESAWSDRVRYMVVVYTSGRQDTEENILLGIDFTNKDCKSCSVGMVLPLWSDTKIHLDGDGGFTVNTAGRTHVFKPVSVQAMWSALQVLHKACEVSRRFNYFPGGMALTWMGYYESCIASEQSCINEWNAMKDLETTRPDSPIMFVDKPSERERTECLIKSKLRSIMTSQDLENVTCKQIRTELEQHMNCNLKEYKEFIDNEMLLILGQMDKATLIFDHVYLGSEWNASNLEELQDTGVGYILNVTREIDNFFPGTFCYHNIRVYDEEATDLLAHWNDTYNFIMKAKKNDSKCLVHCKMGVSRSASTVIAYAMKEYGWSLEKAYNFVKQKRNITRPNAGFMRQLAEYEGILDASKQRHNKLWHPDADCEMAEGQQGLAPFCGGEDGGDPTADPQMSPCCEEGSSDKGAACSSPCRTVALDIDPAYNNYYFRRLSDSALDSEPSTPVRGPPLLSMEKVFIEIEDVERDALLDDEAFHGREGLPLPHFGPTAEGTAAQTCSRGPEPLEELRLRLEFSTVEEENEEDVQKEEAEMEVLMQPDDRGGGEGDGGETQDVEVEGDAEGFGMDLASLNDNSNNNNHLSLLQNHKDTFSSLLLQRDASLVSGSHQKKHSSSPASELLLNARPPSEVQSPSLRRSEGVLTSAGLLSPCGPQCDCANCAASATALPSSEEQQSAEAEDGSHLLRDSQSESASDVLPELMRADFEEETPAVACYLGQQQESLVQLRQSGLVRRRAERLERLSGMSLQECQKSKRCPSHNEEKEEFSSFTGDFAKTSTPCQVRLEPLVVPLTNEALLGVVGSGLLTPTSSPHGSTLTRSSSSDSLRSVRGKPGLVRQRAQEIETRLRLAGLTVPSRLKRSNSLAKLGSLNLSSDDLCSACSSDAGTLLLLSLSPEPDQGLEWDPPTASSLSRPGKNLLTPGRAFPSEPRS; translated from the exons GTGAACTACCTCAGCACCTGCAGGTGATGATAAACATTCTCCGCTCCGAGGACCGAATCAAACTG GCGGTGCGTCTGGAGAGCGCGTGGTCGGATCGGGTGCGGTACATGGTGGTGGTGTACACCAGCGGGCGACAGGACACAGAGGAGAACATCCTTTTGGGGATCGACTTCACCAACAAAGACTG TAAAAGCTGTTCAGTCGGCATGGTGCTACCTCTTTGGAGCGACACAAAGATCCATCTGGATGGAGACGG GGGCTTCACTGTGAACACAGCAGGTCGGACTCATGTTTTCAAGCCCGTGTCGGTGCAGGCGATGTG GTCGGCGCTGCAGGTGCTACACAAGGCTTGTGAGGTGTCGCGCAGGTTTAACTACTTCCCTGGAGGCATGGCCCTCACCTGGATGGGATACTATGAGAGCTGCATCGCTTCTGAGCAGAGCTGCATCAACGAGTGGAACGCCATGAAGGACTTAGAAACCACGCGGCCAGACTCACCCATCATGTTTGTCGACAA GCCTTCAGAGAGGGAAAGGACGGAGTGCCTTATTAAATCCAAACTAAGAAGCATTATGACCTCCCAGGACCTTGAGAACGTCACCTGCAAACAG atccGAACTGAGCTGGAGCAGCACATGAACTGCAACTTGAAAGAATACAAGGAGTTCATTGACAACGAGATGCTGCTGATTCTCGGCCAGATGGACAAAGCCACTCTCATTTTTGACCATGTCTACTTG GGATCTGAATGGAATGCATCTaatttggaggagctgcaggacacaGG GGTGGGCTACATCCTCAACGTTACCAGGGAGATCGACAACTTCTTCCCAGGGACGTTCTGTTATCACAACATCCGCGTTTACGACGAAGAGGCCACGGATCTCCTTGCTCACTGGAACGACACGTATAACTTCATCATGAAAGCAAA AAAGAACGACTCAAAGTGTCTCGTCCACTGTAAGATGGGCGTCAGTCGCTCTGCCTCCACCGTCATTGCTTATGCCATGAAGGAGTACGGCTGGTCTCTGGAGAAAGCGTATAACTTTGTGAAGCAGAAGAGGAACATCACACGACCCAACGCAGGTTTCATGAGGCAGCTGGCAGAGTATGAGGGCATTTTAGATGCCAG CAAACAGAGGCACAATAAGCTGTGGCACCCGGACGCAGACTGTGAGATGGCCGAGGGTCAGCAGGGTTTGGCTCCGTTCTGTGGAGGAGAGGACGGGGGGGATCCCACTGCAGACCCACAGATGTCTCCCTGCTGTGAGGAGGGGTCCTCTGACAAAGGCGCCGCCTGCTCATCCCCATGCAGGACTGTTGCTCTCGACATCGACCCCGCCTACAACAACTACTACTTCCGCCGGCTCTCTGACTCGGCCCTTGACAGCGAGCCGTCAACGCCTGTACGTGGGCCTCCTCTTCTCAGCATGGAAAAAGTCTTCATAGAAATCGAGGACGTGGAGAGAGACGCCCTGCTGGACGACGAGGCTTTCCATGGGCGGGAAGGCCTGCCGCTCCCTCACTTTGGACCTACAGCAGAGGGCACCGCTGCCCAGACCTGCAGCCGGGGACCCGAACCCCTGGAGGAGCTTCGCCTGAGGCTGGAGTTCAGCACAGTGGAGGAGGAGAACGAGGAAGACGTGCAAAAGGAGGAGGCAGAGATGGAGGTGTTGATGCAGCCAGATGACAGAGGGGGCGGTGAAGGAGACGGTGGTGAGACCCAGGATGTGGAGGTCGAAGGCGATGCGGAGGGGTTTGGGATGGATCTGGCGTCCCTTAATGACAattcaaacaacaacaatcatTTGAGCCTTCTACAAAACCACAAG GACACATTTTCCTCCTTGCTTCTTCAGAGAGATGCTTCTCTGGTGTCTGGGTCTCATCAGAAAAAGCATTCTTCTTCTCCAGCTTCTGAGCTTCTCCTTAATGCCCGCCCTCCTTCTGAGGTCCAAAGTCCTTCATTGCGTCGTTCTGAAGGCGTTTTGACTTCAGCTGGACTTCTGAGCCCCTGTGGTCCTCAGTGTGACTGTGCCAACTGTGCAGCCTCTGCCACTGCTCTGCCGTCCTCAGAGGAGCAGCAGTCAGCGGAGGCTGAGGACGGCAGCCATTTGCTTCGAGACAGCCAGTCTGAATCTGCCTCGGATGTTCTCCCTGAGCTGATGAGAGCCGATTTTGAGGAAGAGACGCCCGCAGTGGCTTGTTACCTTGGCCAACAGCAGGAGAGCCTTGTGCAGCTGCGTCAGTCTGGCCTGGTCCGGCGTCGGGCAGAGAGGCTTGAGAGGCTTTCAGGAATGTCCCTGCAGGAATGCCAGAAGTCTAAGAGGTGTCCTTCTCACAACGAGGAAAAGGAGGAGTTCTCCAGTTTTACCGGGGATTTCGCTAAAACTTCAACCCCGTGCCAAGTGCGGTTAGAGCCACTGGTAGTGCCGCTGACCAACGAAGCCTTGTTGGGGGTGGTGGGTTCAGGGCTCCTCACGCCCACCTCCTCCCCTCACGGCTCCACGCTGACACGGAGCTCCAGCAGCGACAGTCTGCGCAGCGTGCGGGGGAAACCCGGCCTCGTGCGTCAGAGGGCGCAGGAGATCGAGACGCGCTTGCGGCTGGCAGGCCTAACCGTGCCCTCCAGGCTGAAGCGCTCCAACTCGCTGGCCAAGTTGGGAAGCCTAAACCTCTCCTCCGATGACCTGTGTTCGGCCTGTTCTTCAGACGCAGGGACGCTGCTGCTCCTCTCGCTGTCCCCAGAGCCGGACCAAGGCTTAGAGTGGGACCCTCCAACCGCCTCGTCGTTGTCCAGACCCGGCAAGAACCTGCTCACTCCAGGAAGAGCATTTCCAAGTGAGCCCAGGAGCTGA
- the ssh1a gene encoding protein phosphatase Slingshot homolog 1 isoform X1: MALVTLQRSPTPSAASTASTATTTAGEDFGSDDERRINQSLSESFFMVKGAALFLQQGSSQQGQKAQPPHKHAGELPQHLQVMINILRSEDRIKLAVRLESAWSDRVRYMVVVYTSGRQDTEENILLGIDFTNKDCKSCSVGMVLPLWSDTKIHLDGDGGFTVNTAGRTHVFKPVSVQAMWSALQVLHKACEVSRRFNYFPGGMALTWMGYYESCIASEQSCINEWNAMKDLETTRPDSPIMFVDKPSERERTECLIKSKLRSIMTSQDLENVTCKQIRTELEQHMNCNLKEYKEFIDNEMLLILGQMDKATLIFDHVYLGSEWNASNLEELQDTGVGYILNVTREIDNFFPGTFCYHNIRVYDEEATDLLAHWNDTYNFIMKAKKNDSKCLVHCKMGVSRSASTVIAYAMKEYGWSLEKAYNFVKQKRNITRPNAGFMRQLAEYEGILDASKQRHNKLWHPDADCEMAEGQQGLAPFCGGEDGGDPTADPQMSPCCEEGSSDKGAACSSPCRTVALDIDPAYNNYYFRRLSDSALDSEPSTPVRGPPLLSMEKVFIEIEDVERDALLDDEAFHGREGLPLPHFGPTAEGTAAQTCSRGPEPLEELRLRLEFSTVEEENEEDVQKEEAEMEVLMQPDDRGGGEGDGGETQDVEVEGDAEGFGMDLASLNDNSNNNNHLSLLQNHKDTFSSLLLQRDASLVSGSHQKKHSSSPASELLLNARPPSEVQSPSLRRSEGVLTSAGLLSPCGPQCDCANCAASATALPSSEEQQSAEAEDGSHLLRDSQSESASDVLPELMRADFEEETPAVACYLGQQQESLVQLRQSGLVRRRAERLERLSGMSLQECQKSKRCPSHNEEKEEFSSFTGDFAKTSTPCQVRLEPLVVPLTNEALLGVVGSGLLTPTSSPHGSTLTRSSSSDSLRSVRGKPGLVRQRAQEIETRLRLAGLTVPSRLKRSNSLAKLGSLNLSSDDLCSACSSDAGTLLLLSLSPEPDQGLEWDPPTASSLSRPGKNLLTPGRAFPSEPRS; this comes from the exons GTGAACTACCTCAGCACCTGCAGGTGATGATAAACATTCTCCGCTCCGAGGACCGAATCAAACTG GCGGTGCGTCTGGAGAGCGCGTGGTCGGATCGGGTGCGGTACATGGTGGTGGTGTACACCAGCGGGCGACAGGACACAGAGGAGAACATCCTTTTGGGGATCGACTTCACCAACAAAGACTG TAAAAGCTGTTCAGTCGGCATGGTGCTACCTCTTTGGAGCGACACAAAGATCCATCTGGATGGAGACGG GGGCTTCACTGTGAACACAGCAGGTCGGACTCATGTTTTCAAGCCCGTGTCGGTGCAGGCGATGTG GTCGGCGCTGCAGGTGCTACACAAGGCTTGTGAGGTGTCGCGCAGGTTTAACTACTTCCCTGGAGGCATGGCCCTCACCTGGATGGGATACTATGAGAGCTGCATCGCTTCTGAGCAGAGCTGCATCAACGAGTGGAACGCCATGAAGGACTTAGAAACCACGCGGCCAGACTCACCCATCATGTTTGTCGACAA GCCTTCAGAGAGGGAAAGGACGGAGTGCCTTATTAAATCCAAACTAAGAAGCATTATGACCTCCCAGGACCTTGAGAACGTCACCTGCAAACAG atccGAACTGAGCTGGAGCAGCACATGAACTGCAACTTGAAAGAATACAAGGAGTTCATTGACAACGAGATGCTGCTGATTCTCGGCCAGATGGACAAAGCCACTCTCATTTTTGACCATGTCTACTTG GGATCTGAATGGAATGCATCTaatttggaggagctgcaggacacaGG GGTGGGCTACATCCTCAACGTTACCAGGGAGATCGACAACTTCTTCCCAGGGACGTTCTGTTATCACAACATCCGCGTTTACGACGAAGAGGCCACGGATCTCCTTGCTCACTGGAACGACACGTATAACTTCATCATGAAAGCAAA AAAGAACGACTCAAAGTGTCTCGTCCACTGTAAGATGGGCGTCAGTCGCTCTGCCTCCACCGTCATTGCTTATGCCATGAAGGAGTACGGCTGGTCTCTGGAGAAAGCGTATAACTTTGTGAAGCAGAAGAGGAACATCACACGACCCAACGCAGGTTTCATGAGGCAGCTGGCAGAGTATGAGGGCATTTTAGATGCCAG CAAACAGAGGCACAATAAGCTGTGGCACCCGGACGCAGACTGTGAGATGGCCGAGGGTCAGCAGGGTTTGGCTCCGTTCTGTGGAGGAGAGGACGGGGGGGATCCCACTGCAGACCCACAGATGTCTCCCTGCTGTGAGGAGGGGTCCTCTGACAAAGGCGCCGCCTGCTCATCCCCATGCAGGACTGTTGCTCTCGACATCGACCCCGCCTACAACAACTACTACTTCCGCCGGCTCTCTGACTCGGCCCTTGACAGCGAGCCGTCAACGCCTGTACGTGGGCCTCCTCTTCTCAGCATGGAAAAAGTCTTCATAGAAATCGAGGACGTGGAGAGAGACGCCCTGCTGGACGACGAGGCTTTCCATGGGCGGGAAGGCCTGCCGCTCCCTCACTTTGGACCTACAGCAGAGGGCACCGCTGCCCAGACCTGCAGCCGGGGACCCGAACCCCTGGAGGAGCTTCGCCTGAGGCTGGAGTTCAGCACAGTGGAGGAGGAGAACGAGGAAGACGTGCAAAAGGAGGAGGCAGAGATGGAGGTGTTGATGCAGCCAGATGACAGAGGGGGCGGTGAAGGAGACGGTGGTGAGACCCAGGATGTGGAGGTCGAAGGCGATGCGGAGGGGTTTGGGATGGATCTGGCGTCCCTTAATGACAattcaaacaacaacaatcatTTGAGCCTTCTACAAAACCACAAG GACACATTTTCCTCCTTGCTTCTTCAGAGAGATGCTTCTCTGGTGTCTGGGTCTCATCAGAAAAAGCATTCTTCTTCTCCAGCTTCTGAGCTTCTCCTTAATGCCCGCCCTCCTTCTGAGGTCCAAAGTCCTTCATTGCGTCGTTCTGAAGGCGTTTTGACTTCAGCTGGACTTCTGAGCCCCTGTGGTCCTCAGTGTGACTGTGCCAACTGTGCAGCCTCTGCCACTGCTCTGCCGTCCTCAGAGGAGCAGCAGTCAGCGGAGGCTGAGGACGGCAGCCATTTGCTTCGAGACAGCCAGTCTGAATCTGCCTCGGATGTTCTCCCTGAGCTGATGAGAGCCGATTTTGAGGAAGAGACGCCCGCAGTGGCTTGTTACCTTGGCCAACAGCAGGAGAGCCTTGTGCAGCTGCGTCAGTCTGGCCTGGTCCGGCGTCGGGCAGAGAGGCTTGAGAGGCTTTCAGGAATGTCCCTGCAGGAATGCCAGAAGTCTAAGAGGTGTCCTTCTCACAACGAGGAAAAGGAGGAGTTCTCCAGTTTTACCGGGGATTTCGCTAAAACTTCAACCCCGTGCCAAGTGCGGTTAGAGCCACTGGTAGTGCCGCTGACCAACGAAGCCTTGTTGGGGGTGGTGGGTTCAGGGCTCCTCACGCCCACCTCCTCCCCTCACGGCTCCACGCTGACACGGAGCTCCAGCAGCGACAGTCTGCGCAGCGTGCGGGGGAAACCCGGCCTCGTGCGTCAGAGGGCGCAGGAGATCGAGACGCGCTTGCGGCTGGCAGGCCTAACCGTGCCCTCCAGGCTGAAGCGCTCCAACTCGCTGGCCAAGTTGGGAAGCCTAAACCTCTCCTCCGATGACCTGTGTTCGGCCTGTTCTTCAGACGCAGGGACGCTGCTGCTCCTCTCGCTGTCCCCAGAGCCGGACCAAGGCTTAGAGTGGGACCCTCCAACCGCCTCGTCGTTGTCCAGACCCGGCAAGAACCTGCTCACTCCAGGAAGAGCATTTCCAAGTGAGCCCAGGAGCTGA